From the genome of Salvia splendens isolate huo1 chromosome 7, SspV2, whole genome shotgun sequence:
AATttcttattttcataaaaaatcaattataATCAATGCCAAAATAATGACACAAATAGAAGCTTCAACTCAAATTGATTGCTCTAGTTTTGATTTATCTTTGTGACCAAAATGAAAGGCTCAACTCCAACttgttaaatggtatagacaacatatttagagaagaaagcaatgggagaagataattgtatttgattgaatgatgaaatggtactcaacacccatatatttatagggatgttggtgacctttgagatcctacaataaatgtatattcatggaactacactattattggaacatgcacatcttcaatgcttcttggaactccattcttggaactctattattctttaatgcttattgatacttccccttttctcaacactccccctcaaattgagtggtgggatctccaaaactcaatttgGAAAGCACATCTTCAAAGCTCCTTGAGTTGACTGCTTTAGTTAGGATGTCGGCAAGTTGATCCTCAGAGCGAACAAAAGGGAGTTCGACAATCTCATTCTCAAtgtttctttgatgaagtgtctgtcaacctccacatgcttcgttcgatcatgttgtactggattttgtgagatgcttatagcggctttgttatcacaatacaactggcacttgcttggagagagattaatctctttcatcaatctccttaaccataaatctcggtcaacccacttttaatcccacgaaattctgcttcagcactcgaaagagccaccaccttctgcttcttgcttctccatgttaccaaattacctccaacaaaggtaagtagcctgctgtagacttcctatcgtttgggttccctgcccagtcagcatctgtataaccatgaatctcaagatgcccatttttggcgaacaacactccatgccctggagttcccttcaaataccgacaaatcctaagtgctgcctccatgtgatctgtctgcggcttatgcatgaactgacttacgaccccaactgcataggcaatatctggcctagtgtgcGAGAGATATATGAGTTTTCTGACCAGTCGCTGATATCGACTACGGTCAGCCAACTTGGCTCCTTCTCTGATTTGTAATCCGTGATTAACTGTCAGaggagtgtctgctggtttacattccagtaggccagtctctgctaggatgtccaagatatacttcctttgtcgcagaaaaattcctttggttgaccttagcacttcaatcccaagaaagtacttgagattccccaagtccttcatctcaaattcctgaaaaagatttttctttaattcctcaatctcttctaggtcgtcacctgtaataatcatgtcatcaacatatatgattaaacatgtgatcttatcacccctgcttcttaaaaaatagcgtatggtctgaattgctctgtgtatatccatagctaatcattgccccagcaacttcccaaaccatactcttggagattgcttcaatccatacaaggtcttccTCAATCGGCACCCTTCACCTGCTTTAAAAATCTGTTGCAAAAACCTGGGGGTGCCTCCATgtaaacttcttcttccttcttcaactctccatgtaggaaggcattcgtcacatcaaactggtgtaatggCCAGTCCCTATTAGCAGCAATGGATAACACAACCCGAATAGTGTTCATCTTAGCTACTGGAGGAGAAGGTCTCAGAATAGgtcaactccatatgtctgagtatagccttttgcgacaagtcgtgccttgtaccttctatcgagccatcaggtcttcttttgatagtgaagacccatcgacaacCCACGTGGTCGCTTCCCTTCTGGTAGAAGCACATTCTtcccatgtgtggtttcgaatcagtgcatcaatctctttcttcattgcttccctccaatgcttgtatttcatagcttcttcccatgtctgtggtatttcttcttcctcatatagtgcattctcgaaagcccgagccatctctgataAATGGCCTTTGGCTAGGTTCACAACAGAGTACCCCCCCGCTTTTCCTGTCAATCCTCTCTGGTGTATACCTTTTgggtggaactcctctgtttGACCGTGGTGGAAGTAGGTACCCTCCCAGTGTCAGGGGTCAACTCCTTCGACCTCGACTTCCTCAATTTCCCTTCTTTCTTCGGTctcaattgaattttcttctgcACTTACAAGTGTTAGCCAAAACAATTATCTGTATCCACGGGATTACTTACATTGGATAACCTTAACGGAGAAAATATTTGAGGCGATGCCACCTTCTACGATGGACTCTACCacatcagagacttgctcagcAGAATTGCTTACTGTTTTCTCTTGATAGATCCGCATCAGGATTGCCTTGGCGTTCGGCAGTGGCAattgagatccaacttagcgggtccgtatcattgttatcccctaacattactctccccctgaccgctaagatgggtaaagaagtactcagtttcaagaaagttgcagttcattgtaacaaacatccggttggactttggatcgaaacacctataccccttttgatttaccccatatcctACAAAAACACATTTGATAGCGCATGGGGatagtttagttctttcatgtttaggaatgtggacaaaaacagagcatccgaagacgcgaggttcaagagtcaagggcggaggaatttttgtgaaggtggacaagacttgtagaggagttttgtgtttgagaatacttgtgggcaatcggtttaagagataggctgaggtggcaatggcttctggccagaagtgtttcggggcttttgactctataagcatagaacgagtcatttcgaggagagatcgatttttcctttctgccacaccgttttgttcgggagtatgagcacatgtggtttggtgtataaggcctttgttttggaagaattgtttcatggtagaattaacgaactccccccccattatctgaccgaaggacctggatggttttgtgaaactgagtttggataaggttatagaaatgggtaaagtgtgacaaaacttcagatttttgtttcatgaaatatatccaggtcatgcgagtgcaatcatccacaaaaactaagaaatatcgaaaaccttgccccccaataactggtgcgggcccccaaacatcagagtgtactaaggcaaacggggtttcaacacgagtattacttaatgggtaagagttccgatgacttttggataaaagacaagtttcacagtacatatcatgcttaggaataatactaggaaataacaattttaagtaaccgatagatggatgacccaagcgccgatgccaaagccaagctttccggtcagctgatccgtgagttaacatggcagtccctttttgagctatctcatccacatagtaaagcccatcacgttcagtgccacgcccaattatctcccggttcggatatcctgcaacagacaaaattgtggctgcattagtaacgtataattcaattcctttgtgacatgactaatggataataacttatgagacatcgaaggaatatatagacaatttgataactgcaaagttggggaaatgttaacggttccagccccctcaaccaccgtaaattccccattggcagtttggatatgagattttagaggtttttgaaggttggtaaggtctgaggcatcatatgttatggtatcggttgccccacagtcaaaaatccatttatcAGTTTTCTCATGGCTATTAGATACTGCACACACAACTCCAAGCTTCTCGAGAGGCTGAAATCGATTTTGGCAAGTAGTTtgggaaattatggaattttcaggagatttgagggctaattgtgactgagaattttggtggggtaaaacctgcaatttcccaaagatttgggggcttccaataaaagagccccctaaccctaatctacaTGAATCGGGCGCCGCCTCTTCCCTCATCAATTCTTCACTCCAATCACGAATAACACTCTCGTTTCCGCCGGTGACGAAGTTTGCTGCCCCGGTTGTGTTCACCGGCTGAGCAGCTTCATTTCCGGTCCTTCCTCCTGGCTGGACAGCACCGGCGGTTTGCGCGACCCCCTGCACGGCGTTGCCACCGTCGCCTCCAGCTGCTGCGGCGGCGTGCCCGCCACGGTTCCAGGGTGTTTGCGGTTGCGGCGGCTTGCCGTGcttctcttcccaccaatctggatacccaattagttcaaagcatgaatctttgtgtgtcttttccgtttgcagtaggaacacaccaattttgacttgtcttcttcatcactttGCCGATTTCTGCCATTGCCGCCGCCGCGACCACCACCGTGGCTGCCGCAACCACCACCGTTGCTGCCGGTAGGGTTCTGCCACCCTCGGATGGCGAGGCCGGTTCCGATTCCATCCGTGGCAGCTGTTCCGCCGGTGTTTGCCtgttgtaacactcggagtcgtgtctcctcctgctgaatcaggttgtacgcatagtcgacggagggaagcgggtccattttcagtatctccctcttggttgtttcatatttgctatTAATTGCATATAGAAACTGACATACTCTCTGATCTTGTATGAATTTGTTATGAATCTCCATATCCTCTGGACATTTCATTGGGTTCGTCTGtttttgatcaattgaaatccagatctctcccaaccggctccatatttcttctaatGAACTGATTCCTTGTCTTAGTGTGGTTGCTTTGAACTGAAGGTCATACacctggattttatctcttccaCTCCCATATGTGACGGCCAACGTATCCCAGATATGCTTCGTCGTCGGATGTTGTGAAACTCGACTAACCAGTCGAGGCTCGATGTTTAGTGATCGGCTTGTTGCCACTGTGCGAAGGCTGGATCGGTTCGAGGTGGGGAAGGAGGCACTCCGATGACGTGAGAGACCATTCCCCGACCACTTATTGCCGTCTTTATCAATACGGACCAAAGGGCGTAATTTTCTCCATTTAACTTGTTCCTACCAATGTCGAGGGGCTGCGTGTCGATTCTGAATGGCACGACAGCTGTTTCTGGTGGATTTGGTTGGTTcatcgcaaaactattgcgcataaaattggcaaactgccgggcaaattcatctgccatagatgaatctgaggtttcggttactatatagttgtcatttgacattttggctTATGGTTACAGGTACAacggaaaaaggaaaaacaaaaaaaatgagaaggGGCAGAGAAAGGCATCAAGGACGATGATGATACCTTATCTGAGTccaaacccgctctgataccatgttaaatggtatagacaacatatttagagaagaagcaaatgagagaagataattgtatttgattgaatgatgaaaatGTACTCAAAACCCATGATATATATGGGAGTTGGTGACCTTTGAGATCATAAATTAACAGCTTTATTAGTGCAACAAATTTTGCGGAGTCTTCTTTCCTCTGAAAAGAGTTAACACCTCCCAACTATTTAGTTTAATCTCCTTAATTCCTCAAGTACATAGCTCAGTCAAAGATGTTGTCTCAAAGCCTCAGGACTCTAAGTAACTTAAGTGGTAGATTCAAAGTGTAGGATTTTATACATGGAAAGACATCTTTGGTTAACCTAGCAAAGATAATGAAAGAGAGatacaaatttattaatatgGTATTGTAGAAACCAACACCCTTTCATGGGGGGTTGTCATTATTTCTACAGAGGGATTAGAAGAATTAGCTATGCCTACTAAGAGGATTGGTGACTTCTTTTGGTCATTGTGATTAAACCTTCAATTCCTATGGAGAATCATTTTGCCACTGAAGGTGATCTTGTTTGATCAACTATGCAGTAAGAAATAATAGTTATCAAAGTCAAGATACGAATGTAACTAGCCTGTATCTTAAACCTCTACCCTACAGCCACATGTTCTGCATTTTATTTCCCACTACGGAGGATTGTACATTTGTACATGAAGATAACATTTCCATTAAGTCAAATCCAAAAGCATCCTTGGGTTATATTAGCCTCCATTCTATCATCTGCTTATAAATCGATTTAATAAGATTAAATTGGAcccttcttttctttcttgagaCTCGGTATGTTGTTAAGTCTAAGATAATGTTTAGATAAGGTATTGTTAACTTTTTGGCAAAACTAAGCTCATAAACAACTTAAAAGTTCCTCAAATTCaacttatttttttcataatcttACAAGCAAACAATCATTTTATGAACTACTTAATAAAAGTAACTTTACTATGGTTTGTCATTTACCAGCATATACCCTTCCAATTTCCTCTCTCTAACTATGATTTTTCTCACTCTAACCCACAATTCTCCCTCCCAAACACTTCAATAACATTAAGCTCTTCAAGCATTGTATAATATTTTGGAGCATAACGGCTACCTAAGATAAGCTTAGCCAAAAAAAACTACCTGAGTAGGATCATagaaatttacaaaaatattgATGAAGTATGGTTAGAATATTGATAGTAAAGAAATTTAGAGTTAAACACCATCTACATCACAATGCGATCTAGGCATCAGAATTCCATAAATAGGACTACCGCTGAACTTCAGGCGATCTGTGGTCTTAACCTGAAATCAATCACAGGAAATAAAATGAGTAATAAAAGCTGAAATGAATCATATAATCTGACTAAGATTGTGATACATGACCAGATCTCAACAATTCAGAGGAAAATGACTTACCTTAAAAGCAACAATCAATTCGGGGGAGTCATTCCATATTCGAAATGTAGAAGAAGCTCTGCGATCCCCCCTCCGCTCAACTAAGCAATTAAAATTACACAAATGAAAGACGGAGAAATCGGTTAATAGGTAGCTGAGGACTGAATTAGCAGAAAACAAAAGGCAAAGGAGGAAAAACTGACAGCAAAAAACGAGCATCTTGCGAGGTTGGACGCGGAGAAGCGGCATTTGGAGAAGTGATGGGCGTAAGGTTAAACACGTTTTCCGGTTTCAGAGGAGTTGAGATAGAAATTGGGGAAAATATCAAAGACATTGAAGAATATTGAGAGAAAAGGACCTAATAGTTTTTGTAATCGAAAAgtcaaaagttttgaatttttcagataCAGATACTCCCTCCCAGCAATAAAAACAGTAGCATAAGAAGAGATATCTACTGCTGAGTATTACTACGATCAATCATGGGTGTGGTGAAGTGTCAGAAAGCAAAACTTAGCATATAATAATATCGTTGTTGCAGGCGACAAAATCCAACTATATTTGACTTACCATCTGTTACAAACTCACCAGCTCCTTCGGTGGAAGTCAACAACGAGAATGATGAAGGAAGGGAAAACGAACCGTCCATGGAGGAACCGGCACTAGAAGAGCCGAGACAGAACATCAAGCTACCCGATTTTTATAAGAATTACGTCACCATGTAGGCGACTAATTCCTTTAGTTTAGTTAGAtgctttaattttttatgttatttattttgtgAACATTTTAGCATCGAGCGTTTTACAAGCTCcatcgggttttctttgttggttctttctcGATGTATAGGTTAAAGTCGAACCAATCCTAGGGTCCGTAGATAATATAAATAGGGCTTTCATTAATTTCGTCTTTCAATGAATGAAGAATTATTTGTCCAAATTACTTGTGAATACAAACTCAAAACCCTACTTTGTTGCCGACAGAGAATTCCTATGCGCCAACCGTTTGTTTAGCCGCCGACCCTCCAGTTAGGGCGCCGGAATTGTGTTGTGTCGTACGTGATCGAACAGGTGTTCTTCGTTAGGAGAAGGAGACTCTTAACACCATCACAACACCTCGGATATGGTTactgaaaaatgatactccctccatcacaTAATAAGAGTTTTGTTTCggcatttcggtccgtcccacaataagaatcatatttcacttttaccataaatggtaagtaggccccacattccaccaacttatttcactcacattttattataaaattaatatgtataagtgagactcatattccagtAACTTATTCaattcacttttctttatatttcttaaaactcgtgttataACCAAATAGGATTCCtattgcgggacggagggagtagttatgTGATTACACCGTCCCTAGAATGCATATATGATTATCTATCTCATTTTAATGCAGTCGGATTGTGCGATGATAAAAATGCAACAACTATataagttcgtgatattatatgtcaagTTTAAAGTtcaagtgaaaaaaaaaacttttagaAATTTTTGTAATATTAGGGGTCAATatccaaaattaaaatgatattcttgttATTTCTTCCAAACAAGCTATTGAATATCCTAATCGGACCTATGTGACTAATCATTTAAAAACAGCCACGCCGTAGTGTCCAGGATTTCGAACACCTACTATTTGCAATCTTTGAAATCCATCTCACTTATAACAAACATTagcaaaataacaaaattacatatatatatatatatatatatatatatgggagcgttattctcatattcatcccttagatcctttattcttcttaatatgggccattagatctcctgtttgtgatgatgctttgaagccaatgattggtatgaaattcaatacattagtagaagcagctGATTTGTATGAACATTAAGCTCGTTAAGTTGGTTTTGGCATTCGTAAACTgggcaacaaatcagttcatgatattatgtaattatattatgcattgtcgattatgtgttaacatgatacttttggcttataaatgttaggtttactgcataaaatgatagttttgccggatagaatgatactctgagttgataaaatgatagttttgccggatagaatgatactctgagttgataaaatgatagttttactgatttgtaggtatgtacatccttgtttgtgatgatgctttgaagccaatgattggtatgaaactcaatacattagtagaagcagctgatttctatccctgatatcattttatcatttgaaactatcattttatcccctgaaactatcattttataatttaaaacaataattcatcatggaataaggtatgaattgatgatacaaaaccaagtatgaagtaaattcaaagtaaattcatcatgatgtcatatgtaactctaaatctacactaaaaaactatatAATCTAAAAAAACGAGAATCtctggcaaaatgataaaatcgagcaaaacaaaagtgaaataagtaataaaTCCAGCCTTCCTTCGATGATGCTTGAGAGTTTTCCTTCGACATATTCCagaatttggatgatttttccttccaaactgaagaagcaagggtttgaaatgcgattcggagggtttgagtgtgagagaaattgaatgcaACATTTAATTCACGTTTTCTTCTTACCCgcccaattttataacgaaatgacaattttgcccttaatatatctgaaatatgaaagttttatttgataaaatgatagttttgttagaataaatctagaccacatatttttaaaatgtgtggtggagatttagttatagggttatcacacaaattggtgttatcattataatgcacccctatatatatatatatatatatggatccGGATATACACAAAACTTGACCAGTACCGGTTGTGATGAACAAACCATTGGTGTTCCATTTGAAATCTCCATGTAGTTTTGACAGTAGAAACTAATATCTCCTCACTTGGGGCCCAAAAACATGTAAATACAGAGAATTCCATAGGGCAGGGAAGGCCTTATAGATGAGTTCAAGCCACCTCAAACACAGATCAACAACATACTCCCTAATACTAGTCTTAATCCACTCTTCTGCACCAACCATCTAATCAAATACAGAGCTGAAGTCGTAtaaatttgtatatagaaaaggGTGGAAATTGCAGGCAGGTTGCAGTTGAGAACGAACGAGTCTTTGATCaagttttgaatttttcaaatattcCCACCAACAATAGTTGTCAGCTTTGGCTGTTGTCACATCATGTGACTACCAAACACATTTCTAATGTTATGTTTTGCATCAATCTTAACTCTATTCATTCATTAAAACTCATATTGCTCACTATCAAGACAATTTTTTATAAACGGAGATAGTATATTTAATTGATCAAACAATAGACATAAGATACAAATTCGAAGACACTTTTTCCCCTCCGTTGCATACATCTAACGTATTTTCTCCAAGTTACAGAAAAAATGGAAGAATGCTATTAAAGCACTGTCTGTCAACGTCTAAATAAGATTGTAAATCTACCTCTAATCACAAAGCTTAATAGCTTATATCATAAAATAAACAAGGTAACTGGGAAGATCGATTCTGCTCTGCGGTCATGTCCTTTTGACAAGGTATCCGATAACAATACCTATCACGCCAATAACGATAACCAGAGTGATGGCTGTTACTCCTCCAGTTTTCTTTTTCAACACATCCTATACTCAAAAACATTATTCGATAAGCGAGTACAACACATTAGAGAGGCAAATAGAAGAAGAGAGAGCAGTTATAAGCCTATATTGAATCCAAACTAGTACAGGTATCTTCAATAATTTCAGAAGGAACAATTGTATACAAGGGCAATGAGTTAAGCTAAACAAGTAGTATGTCTAATTAGACAATGTTTGGGTCAAACAATTTCAAGTGTTCAACATAACTCACCGTTTCCTGACGAATTTTGGTTCCCGGTGCTGCAGCAGCTTTTTCCTCAGTCAACTTAGTAACACGAGATTTTGCCtgagaatttaaataattacaaGATCTGGTGCAATAGATTTAGCATATATACATCCGATACATCTAGCTAGGCCAATCTCAATAAACCGAGAAAAGTGCCTAGCCATATGTGGGATAAGATGAAAAGAAACTCTCAGGGAACATAATGTTAGCTATATTGATACGAACTTCACTGCCGCCGTTATCCATTGTGTTGTTGCAAGCTGAAAAGCCATCATCTGCTTCCTCGCTAACTGAAGATGCTGGTTGTTGTGGTGCGACATACACAACCCTCAACTTGCACTCTTCCACCTTGCCTTGATCCTTATTGAACTACAAAAGCAAGATACCTTTAACCACACCATAAAGCTATAACCATCAAGAGTAGTAAACCAAGACAGTCTCACTAGTTCAACAAATTTCAACCTCGCCATTCCCCTAAGAACACCTAACGTAATCTCCTGTCATTTCCTCTCATATTGGTACCAGACAATTTAATTCATGAATGCATATCAATTTAACTTGACTATATAAGAGGAGTATTTAGCTTGCAGCCTCCACCAAagtgaaaattttcattttttgtccaTCGCACAAATATGGCTAAAAAAAGTTGTGTTCACCTATTTATGTGAcgacaaaaaatgaaaatttcacgTCTTTATGTTGTTTATTTGAAGAAGGCATTTGGCTCATGTGTTTCTAATCAAAATTTGATCACTCCACAAATAGTTTGCAAGAACACTAAACTGGACATTTTGTCAAAGCTTATTAagctatttaaaaaaatataaaagatgAGCATTTAATTAGAGAGATACCATTTCAGCAGTGATGTCTTTTGGACTTGCACCAGCAGGCGCAATTACACTTTGAAGCAAAAATTTATCCTTGCATTGCATTTCTGTTGGAAGCTCCTTTTGTGCTTGCATTGTAACTACGATTCAGAATTCAAAATAGCCAACATTAAACATTCAATTTCATCAAAAAATTAATCATAAATGATAGTATAAAATTGAGAATTGCAATTACCAACAATATCACAGTTGCCATTTGGCGAAACGATCCCAATGTTTGGCCGAACACAATATTTCTTCGGATTCGTGGTCTTAATCTAAAAAGAAATCCAAAACAAAAGTgagataaaattgaaaatttaccAGAAAATTCAGATCTAGTGGCTTTACCTTGAAAGCCACATGATTTTCGGTCTTATTCGTCACTTGTAGAGAACAAGATATCTGCTTCTTTAACTCAACTAATCAACCAAACAAAAACGAAAAATCatcacaacaaaaaataaacaaattaacaCAATAAAGGATTGCATATTGAGAGAGAAAACTGACATGGAAATTTCATCTCCACCGGATCAACGTCGAGAAGTTCTCCGGTACTCATTTTGTCGgtttcaaaaaatcaaaattgaattgaCATGAAATGAAAAGAAGGTAACTGTTAGCTGAAAATGGTGCTAAAAAATGTACAAAATTCTAATTTGGGGGTGCAAGATTACAAAATTTTTGGAGGTGATCCGAAATTCACTGAGAGTGAGGTTGAGGAGGGAAATGAGATGAGATTGTGGTTGCCtttcatttgaaatttgaatcattaatatttttaactAATCAAATTATTTCTGCAAAAATAGTACTGTAGAATTTAACTATTTGTTGAATAAAGTTATTGATTACGACCAATTGATTAGTATtataagaagaaaaatgaaaacacacccctaaaatatttgaattaaCTATGATCCATAATTGGTTACTAATTGAATATTCAAATGGAGTACTACTAAGCATTTACATTAGGAAATAAAcaatagagtaaaggccaaaagtagtcctaaacatatggtTTTTTTACGATTTTTGTTCCAGATTAGAGATGTCAAGTGGGTCGGGCTGGATTGTTCCAGATTAGAGATGTCAAGTGGGCCGGGCTGGGCCGGCCCAGCTCGGCCTATGGCTGAGGCGGGCTGGGCTTTTTCTAATTTTGCTAAGCCCTGCTCGGCCCAGGCCCACTTGTCACGTGGGTCCGGGCTGGGCTGGGCTTTGtctaaattttttgtttaagtaTTTTAAAGATATTGTAAATGTATTATatgcaaaaataaaacatataactatctcattaactaaatttaaatttaataatgtgtttaatttcatttattgaCTTTGTATCAACAATATTTTCATGTTCTTTATTCTATTTA
Proteins encoded in this window:
- the LOC121742562 gene encoding vesicle-associated protein 1-2-like, producing the protein MSTGELLDVDPVEMKFPFELKKQISCSLQVTNKTENHVAFKIKTTNPKKYCVRPNIGIVSPNGNCDIVVTMQAQKELPTEMQCKDKFLLQSVIAPAGASPKDITAEMFNKDQGKVEECKLRVVYVAPQQPASSVSEEADDGFSACNNTMDNGGSEAKSRVTKLTEEKAAAAPGTKIRQETDVLKKKTGGVTAITLVIVIGVIGIVIGYLVKRT